The Methanobrevibacter sp. sequence CGTTTCCTTGTGAATTTTGACTATTGCTTAATGAAAATTTATTGGAACTTGTGGAAGTTGCATTACTGGACATTGTTGAACTGGATGAAGAACCTTCCACAGGATTTGGAGTTGAAGGGTCTGCTTTAGGATTATCAGTATTTTCAGGTTTGACATTTGGGTTATGAGTATTATTTAAAAATACGGGATTTTCAGTTGCATCATATAATTTTGGCAATAGCTGTGCTAAAATATCAGGGTTTACATATCTAACCGCCCATTCCATCATTGCTATATTGCCGCAGCTACAGTCACAACATGCAACACCATTTTTAACTGTTGCCTGTGCCCATGTATTTGCAATATCCCTTATTGTTGCCTCATCAGCATTCCAATATCCTTCATGAATTGAATTTAACATTGTTCCACTCATAGAAATAAGAGAATATGCATTATTTCCACTCATTAACCACTCTTTAACGCCAAGATTATGTTTATCCTTAAAATAGGTATTATACACCCTATTCCATAAATCATCTGAAACTGAGCTTGGCCTTGTTACTTGCCATCCGAATAAATTGCTGATGAATTTATTTGACATGTAACGGGCACCTCCATATCCTTCTTTCATCATTGCCTTAATCCATTCCGGATTGTCATATCTTGAAGCGATTTCACGATACATGACTTCTTCAAGTGAAGAGATATATGCATTATTCTTATCGGCATACATCAAAACATTCATTTTTGGGTTTTTGCCGGAAATATGTCCAACAGCCATTGATAAGCCTCCCCAATAATCAAAGAAATCATCATTGTCCAATACGCCATACTGATTGGTATTACGGCTTGTTATGATTGTATCTGAATTTGACAGTGCTCTTAAAAATACTAAAGGATTTGTATCTCCCCAGTACTTTTTGGAATACATGTTTCCCATTCTTCCCAAATAGAATTGGGCTAATTCATCAGTGTTGTTCCAAGTCCATGACATTGACACCAGTTTTGATATTCCAGCACCATAATCCCCATTAGGCGGAGCAAATATGCGGGTAATTGCACATTCTCCTGCATAGGATGCATTATAACCATTATCCAAATAGAACAAACAATAATTAATCCAATGCTGAGCAATATAATTGGTTTCTAAGGCTTCATTTGAAGCACCATAATAATTTATGCTCTCCATGACTTCGTCCAATGCTTGTTTTAACTCCATGCCATATTTTCCATTCATCAGAGTTTTATTGTTAATCAATGTCAAATATGATCTTGCCAAGGTTACTCTAAATGCATTATCCATTAAAATTGATTGGGAAGAATACAAATCTCTGAATAATCCGCTAGTAATTACAGTAACATCTATTCTTTTTTTAGCCCATCCGTCAGGACGGATTAAGTCATTTAATTTGATAACTTCAGGCATTGCTCCGACTTTTTTTCCGGTAGGATTTCCTTCGTCATCAAAACCTGCACTTGATGAATCTGTCCAGACAGGTTTCATACCCAATAAATAAAGAACAGTTGAAACTAAAGCACCATCATCCCTTGCGGTTTCAACACACCAAATTCCCATAATGATTTTTTCGGTAGTGTCATTCAAATCAGCCAAAGTTAATAATGCAAGAGTTTTTGCATAATTCCATGCATCCTGTGTTGGAAGCTCAGATGACTGATCCTGAAACATGTTTGTACCTGTCGGAAGAACACTTGGCTTTGCAACAATTTCTCCCCCTTCACCGGTAGGAATATATCTGCCGTTTAAACCATCAAGCATTGCATTTAATTCATTGGAAATGCTTTGATTAATTAAATTTATATAACTTTTAGCTAAATTCAAGCAAGCATAGAAGTTAGAATTATCAAACTTAACATTTTCATTAATCAATACCTTATTTACAGTATCAACATCCCAATAAATCAGCGCTTTACATATATCATAAGATTTATCCAATACGAATTCCCTTTCAAATGCAGTTAAATCACCATATGATTTTGAATAGTAATAATTAGAAAGTTCCCTAAATAAATTAAGTGTTCCTTGATTATTTTCTAAAACTAAATCACGGGAAAGCATTGCAGAAACTGTACTGGCAATATCCTTTTCATTCCAATATTCGCCTAATGCATGAAGACCCAATGGATAGAGAGTGTCTTGAGTTGATTTTAGAAATGTATTGATTTTTTCTATTAACAAGCCAATAGATATGCCCTTTATCTGGCTTTTGTTAAGTCCCAAATTGGCAGAATAATCATTGGCAATTATCAAATCCTGTATTTTTTTCTCCAATCTTGTTTTTTCAGAACTGCTTCCCGCTTTTTGATAATCATTTACCAGATTGGCAAGAACAGTTAAATTGCCGTATAAATGAGTATAGGACATTGGAGAAGTCAGATGAGAAATAATAACTGCAAAACCTCTTCTTTTAGCTTGAATGGCTTCACCTAAACCGTCGCTAATATAGAAATACAATTGAGGCACATCACCAACAACAACTGATCCATAATCAGTTGCGGATAAAAGAATTTCTTTACCTGGTAACCATTCATGTGTCGCATGTCTTCCAGTGAAAATCATCGCATTTGGGTTTCTGGTTTGCATGTAATAATATGCCGCCAAATATTGATGTGTTGGAGCAACAGCAGTACAATGGTAAAGGTTTTTAATATCAGACTCCCATCCTCTTTGAGGTTCTGGAGCTACAAATATATTTCCAAAAGTCAATCCCGGAATGACAAAGTAATCAGTGCCGTTTTTGTTAACTACCATAACATTTCCCGGAGCTTCACCCCATCCATTTAAACCTTGGATGTTCAATTTCTTAAATTCATCAAAATATTTTAGATATGATTCATAATCGCCTTGCAAATGAGAATTTGCATAATCTTTTAAAGATTTAACAATATTGGATAAAACCTCTTTTGCTTCAGCTGATTTTTCATCGGGAAGTAAAGAGACTACCTGATTATACCAATCGTCAATTGTGCTTCCGATTGTTTTGGTATAATTTAACTCAACTGCCCTTTTAGTTAACTCACCAATATATGCAACGGTCCCGTTAGAAACTTGTATTTTAACAATGTCGTCCAATGAGTTAAACCATGATGTGTATTCACTTACTGAAAGTAAAGTTACACCCGGCCGGTTAGACAGTTTTTCAAGTTCTCCAGGCGCCCATGTAGCGACATTTATGCCGCAAGAAATCATTAAATTTTCAAGTTCGCTAACATTAGTTGGCAAAGTTCCAACTGAATATCCTGCAGCTTTCAAAGTATAAAGCATGTTGTAAATACTTTTTATTACATCCAAATAACTTGAACCTATATTTTGTTTTCCAGGAGGATAATTATAATAAATTATTGAAACTAATTTATCTTTGTTTAAAGTGTATCTTAAGTCTACCCATGAATTGATTCTATCAGCAAGCAGCTCGATATTTCTTTCATGGGAAATATAAGTAGTAATTTGAGCCCCAGTTAAATTAGACATATAACTTGAAGCGCCACCAATGAATGTAGCGTCAATTATTCCTTGTGTCTCGGCAATGGTAATATGCCACCATTTATCACTTTTTTCTGTTGTCAAACCAGTAGAACCTAATTCCCACTGTTCATTTGAAACATAATCTGAATGAACTGCTCTAAATACTGGAACACCTGCCTCTTCAAAAAAGGATGTTGCCTTTGTGAAGTTTTCTCCGCCGACTCCATAAGCCACCATCGATACTATTGCATCAACATAAACATCAAAATTAGAAGAATTAGATAAAAATCCGGAAATGTCATTTCCCGCACTTGTCCATGATTCAACCATAACCATTAACTGTTCAGCAGAACCTCCTGCAGCAAAAACAGGAATTACATTATAACCTCTTGACTCTAAAGATTCAATAATTGAATAGCAAGTGTGCAGCTGCTGAGATTCAATATACATGGTACTTTCTAAAATTCCAACTGTCCTGTTATTGGATGGGTTGAAAAAAGTAGCCGTATATTCCTCTAAGGAGTACCACCTATCCCTATAAATACCATAGCTTTTACTGCCTGTAAATGTTGGCTGTTCATATTCAACATTAACACCCAAATAATTTAAGACAAATAAAATCTGATTTTTTAAATTGTTTTTATCATTTAAATCCTTATAAAGGACTAACTGATTTAAAATCGGATTGAAATTTTTTCCGTCCTTATTTGTCAAATAATCATTAATGTTAGAATATGAATTGCCTCTTTTAGTATTTTTAAAATAGTTGATCAGCTCTTCATTAGAGTTGTTTATAAATATTCTATTATAGTTCAAGGTATTGTTTCTAATCAGATTCAAGGAACTAGATCCTGAATTTAAATTGCCTGAAGGAGGTTCCAGTATAAGGAATAGCTTCTTATTTGACAAATCAGGATTTTTTACCAATACACTGGTCAATACAGAATCAACATCACTACTTATCCATTCACCAATAAATGCGTCACAGTCGGATAATAAATGAATCAATTCCTGTTCATTCATTGATTTTACCTGATTTCCATTTCTGATAATTAATTTTACTCCATTTAACCTGCTTTCATTGTCAAGTTCAAAACTAGCTTTATCCAGAATATTTGTTCCGGGATTATCGCTGATTATAAATACAGTAATATTTTGAGAATTCTTTAAATTTTCATTTGGATTTTCTATTGAAATCTTATTAGAGACATTACAACCACCATCATCTGAAACTTCTAACAAATCATGAGCGACTACCTCATCGGCTGATGCATTTTCAAGCTCTGCATTGCCAATAACGTCGTTACTCTCAGCAAAAGCTAGCTGTGAAAAAAAACAAAAACAAAAGACTGCAATTAGAAGTATCACAAACATTTTTGGTTTATTTCTAAAAAATTTCATTTAAATTTCTCCTTTAAGATTAAAGGTAAAAAATTTTAAGTAGTAAATCTAATTAGAAAAATATTACTACCATGAATAGGTTTATAATAAAATCAATATATATTTTTCTAAAAAAAGTATTACTAAAAGGCTTTAAATCAAAAAAATCGTAATAACAGTCCTCTAAATTTATAAACAATAATACAAAGTTCATAAATAAGTAAAATAAAAGTAATACTAATCTAATAGTAATACCAAATCCATTAAATTAATAAAAAAAGTAATACTCTTCAGCGGGAAAATTCCTTTCTGAATTTCAGATTAAATATCCATATGCAGATAAAGCCAAGCAATGAGCCGATATTCATTCCTATTATTGCTCCAAGATATACTCCAAAGATTCCCATGCCAAAGGTGATTCCCATCAAGTAAGCAAATGCCATACTTAAAACTAACTCCCTAAGTATTGTAAGGGCAAGTGATTTGAACCCTGAGCCGACACCCTGATAGGCATAGGCCGCAGTTGCTCCAAAAGGAATTAAAAAGTTATAGAAAACCAGCAATTGCAGAATCTCTGCTGAACGATGAACCAATTCAGAGTTGTTTGATGTGAAAGTGAATATGTCGCAGATAGGATAAGCGAAAAAGAAAAATACCCCGCTAAATATTAATGTAATGGCCAAGCTAAGCAATGTTGAGTATTTGATTGTTTCATCAAAATTTGAACCGTTACGGGCGCCATAAGCAACACCTGAAACAGTTATAGTGGCAATTCCAATGGCCATACATGGCAAAAATGCCATTGACATGAATCTCCAGGCTATTGTGAAAGCCGCAACCTCACTAACTCCTGCAGTAATCATAATCAAATAATTTAAGATTATTGCAACAACAGCAAATATGATTTCTTCTGTTCCTGCAGGAAGTGAAACAACAAGGATTTCCTTATATATTTTCCATTTGGCCCTGTAGTAGTCAAACTTAAACTTGAAATATGTGTCTTTTTTAATATAAATCCAGTAAAGCATCCACAAAAGTCCGATAAATGAAGCTATTACAGTTGCAAAACCTGCTCCGAAAATTCCAAGATCAAGTGTGTAGATAAAAATCGGATCAAGAATCATGTTTAAAACAGCCGTCAGGATTAAAGGATTGGTTGCCCGTTTTACATCTCCCTCTGCCCTAAATATGCTGGCAGTCACATTAGGAAGCAAAAACACGATATTGAGCAGAAATATGATTTTCCCATAGCTTAGGCAATATGAACTTACGCTACCTGCACCGAGCAATATGACCAGGTCCTCTAAAAAGAACAATCCGATTATTAAAACAAGAACAGAAACAATAACAGTCACTATTATTGAGTGCATGACTGCATTGTTTGCATCGTCACTCCTCTGCTCTCCAATGTATCTTGAAATTAATGAATTAGCACCTGCACCGACACCGCTTCCAAGACCGATGATGACCAGGTAAAGCGGAGATATAAATCCAAGCGCCGCAAGAGCATCTGCATTGATTCCTGCAACCCAAAAGCTATCAATTAGATTATTTAAAAACATCAAAAGCATTGACAATATAGTCGGAAAAGCCAATTTATTAATGGCTTTTCTAGGACTTCCAATTATCGATTCGATGTTTTCATTGGTTTGCATAACTATTATATATTGAATTTTAACCTTAAACAATTATCGAAAAAAAGTTTCTGCACAAATATCTTTGATTAATAATGCCTGCACCATCTTCCTTAAAAGTTTTTTTAATATCCTAATTTGAATTATTTTCTAGATACGAATAATTTTTCCAGTTAATATATCATTTAAATACATTTAAAGCTTAATAAAGCCTATACTAATCATTTTCTTTAAAAATCGCATATCCGTTGAAATAATAAAAAAAATAGAGTTTGAAAGTTAAAAAACCTTCAATTTAAATTTTATCTAAAGCCTGTCCCACATCAGCCAAAATGTCTTCAATATCTTCAATACCGACAGAAAATCTTATTAAATCAGGTGTTACGCCGGTAGCTAACTGCTGCTCTTCAGACAATTGAGAATGGGTAGTTGATGCAGGATGGGTAACTAATGATTTTGCATCGCCAATATTTGCCAGAAATGAAATCAATTCCACATTTTCAATGAACTTTAAAGCTCCTTCATAACCTGCTTTAAGACCAAATGATACGATTCCGCCATAACCTTTCTCTGCATATTTTTTAGCCACCTCATGGTTCGGAGAGGATTCCAAACCTGAATAGGTTACCCATGCCACTTTAGGATGCGCTTCCAGATATTGGGCAACATCCATTGCGTTTGAAGCATGCCTTTCGATTCTAAGTCCGAGGGTTTCCAAACCCTGCAAAAGCAAAAATGAGCCGAATGGAGAAGGAACAGCACCAGTATCTCTTCCAATGACAGTTCTGATTCTTGTTGTAAAAGCAGACCCTTTAAAGGATTCTCCAAATATCAGTCCATTATAAGTTTCATCAGGTTCAGACAAGGTGGGAAATTTTCCGCTCATCCAGTCAAAGTCGCCTTTTTCAATGACGATTCCTCCAAGAGTGGTGCCGTGACCTCCAATATATTTGGTTGCAGATGATGCGATAATGTCAGCTCCATGATCAAATGGCCTTACAGACCCAATACCTACAGTATTATCTGCAATTAAAGGAATTTCATGAGAATGTGCAATTTCTGCCAGTTTATCAAAGTCAGGAATATCCAATTTTGGATTTCCGATAGATTCCACATAAATTGCCTTTGTTTTATCATCAATAGCATCTTCGAATAATTCCGGAGACTGGGAATCCACAAAAGTTACACTGCGGCCCAATTCTTCCAAAGTGTTTTCAAACAATTCATATGTGCCCCCATATAAATTATCTGCTGAGACAATATTGTCTCCTACTTGAGTTAAATTGATAATTGCATAAAAAATAGCTGACATTCCGCTGGCAGTTGCATATGCTGCAGTTCCTCCTTCAATAGCAGCCATCCTTTTTTCAAAAGCTTCAGTGGTAGGGTTTGAAAGTCTTGTGTAAATGTTTCCT is a genomic window containing:
- a CDS encoding cobaltochelatase subunit CobN; the protein is MKFFRNKPKMFVILLIAVFCFCFFSQLAFAESNDVIGNAELENASADEVVAHDLLEVSDDGGCNVSNKISIENPNENLKNSQNITVFIISDNPGTNILDKASFELDNESRLNGVKLIIRNGNQVKSMNEQELIHLLSDCDAFIGEWISSDVDSVLTSVLVKNPDLSNKKLFLILEPPSGNLNSGSSSLNLIRNNTLNYNRIFINNSNEELINYFKNTKRGNSYSNINDYLTNKDGKNFNPILNQLVLYKDLNDKNNLKNQILFVLNYLGVNVEYEQPTFTGSKSYGIYRDRWYSLEEYTATFFNPSNNRTVGILESTMYIESQQLHTCYSIIESLESRGYNVIPVFAAGGSAEQLMVMVESWTSAGNDISGFLSNSSNFDVYVDAIVSMVAYGVGGENFTKATSFFEEAGVPVFRAVHSDYVSNEQWELGSTGLTTEKSDKWWHITIAETQGIIDATFIGGASSYMSNLTGAQITTYISHERNIELLADRINSWVDLRYTLNKDKLVSIIYYNYPPGKQNIGSSYLDVIKSIYNMLYTLKAAGYSVGTLPTNVSELENLMISCGINVATWAPGELEKLSNRPGVTLLSVSEYTSWFNSLDDIVKIQVSNGTVAYIGELTKRAVELNYTKTIGSTIDDWYNQVVSLLPDEKSAEAKEVLSNIVKSLKDYANSHLQGDYESYLKYFDEFKKLNIQGLNGWGEAPGNVMVVNKNGTDYFVIPGLTFGNIFVAPEPQRGWESDIKNLYHCTAVAPTHQYLAAYYYMQTRNPNAMIFTGRHATHEWLPGKEILLSATDYGSVVVGDVPQLYFYISDGLGEAIQAKRRGFAVIISHLTSPMSYTHLYGNLTVLANLVNDYQKAGSSSEKTRLEKKIQDLIIANDYSANLGLNKSQIKGISIGLLIEKINTFLKSTQDTLYPLGLHALGEYWNEKDIASTVSAMLSRDLVLENNQGTLNLFRELSNYYYSKSYGDLTAFEREFVLDKSYDICKALIYWDVDTVNKVLINENVKFDNSNFYACLNLAKSYINLINQSISNELNAMLDGLNGRYIPTGEGGEIVAKPSVLPTGTNMFQDQSSELPTQDAWNYAKTLALLTLADLNDTTEKIIMGIWCVETARDDGALVSTVLYLLGMKPVWTDSSSAGFDDEGNPTGKKVGAMPEVIKLNDLIRPDGWAKKRIDVTVITSGLFRDLYSSQSILMDNAFRVTLARSYLTLINNKTLMNGKYGMELKQALDEVMESINYYGASNEALETNYIAQHWINYCLFYLDNGYNASYAGECAITRIFAPPNGDYGAGISKLVSMSWTWNNTDELAQFYLGRMGNMYSKKYWGDTNPLVFLRALSNSDTIITSRNTNQYGVLDNDDFFDYWGGLSMAVGHISGKNPKMNVLMYADKNNAYISSLEEVMYREIASRYDNPEWIKAMMKEGYGGARYMSNKFISNLFGWQVTRPSSVSDDLWNRVYNTYFKDKHNLGVKEWLMSGNNAYSLISMSGTMLNSIHEGYWNADEATIRDIANTWAQATVKNGVACCDCSCGNIAMMEWAVRYVNPDILAQLLPKLYDATENPVFLNNTHNPNVKPENTDNPKADPSTPNPVEGSSSSSTMSSNATSTSSNKFSLSNSQNSQGNAVSDVGKDSSSESAGASSYEGADVKKAIEINPVTQQSASEVGMSLLAVLGVICLILIIGVGYFRDDEKDKKGNNLDELFNEKL
- a CDS encoding MATE family efflux transporter, translating into MQTNENIESIIGSPRKAINKLAFPTILSMLLMFLNNLIDSFWVAGINADALAALGFISPLYLVIIGLGSGVGAGANSLISRYIGEQRSDDANNAVMHSIIVTVIVSVLVLIIGLFFLEDLVILLGAGSVSSYCLSYGKIIFLLNIVFLLPNVTASIFRAEGDVKRATNPLILTAVLNMILDPIFIYTLDLGIFGAGFATVIASFIGLLWMLYWIYIKKDTYFKFKFDYYRAKWKIYKEILVVSLPAGTEEIIFAVVAIILNYLIMITAGVSEVAAFTIAWRFMSMAFLPCMAIGIATITVSGVAYGARNGSNFDETIKYSTLLSLAITLIFSGVFFFFAYPICDIFTFTSNNSELVHRSAEILQLLVFYNFLIPFGATAAYAYQGVGSGFKSLALTILRELVLSMAFAYLMGITFGMGIFGVYLGAIIGMNIGSLLGFICIWIFNLKFRKEFSR
- a CDS encoding O-acetylhomoserine aminocarboxypropyltransferase/cysteine synthase family protein, which translates into the protein MAYEIKNKKNISTIGVHAGQEEVDETGSRVTPIYQTTSYVFDSSSQAANRFALKEEGNIYTRLSNPTTEAFEKRMAAIEGGTAAYATASGMSAIFYAIINLTQVGDNIVSADNLYGGTYELFENTLEELGRSVTFVDSQSPELFEDAIDDKTKAIYVESIGNPKLDIPDFDKLAEIAHSHEIPLIADNTVGIGSVRPFDHGADIIASSATKYIGGHGTTLGGIVIEKGDFDWMSGKFPTLSEPDETYNGLIFGESFKGSAFTTRIRTVIGRDTGAVPSPFGSFLLLQGLETLGLRIERHASNAMDVAQYLEAHPKVAWVTYSGLESSPNHEVAKKYAEKGYGGIVSFGLKAGYEGALKFIENVELISFLANIGDAKSLVTHPASTTHSQLSEEQQLATGVTPDLIRFSVGIEDIEDILADVGQALDKI